A window of the Arcobacter sp. F155 genome harbors these coding sequences:
- a CDS encoding 2-oxoglutarate synthase subunit alpha, which produces MARELISTGNDLAAIAAVDAGCEFFGGYPITPSSEVMHTISDLLPKNGGAAIQMEDEIAGICAALGAAMSGKRSLTATSGPGISLKAENIGLGYIAEVPLVIIDVMRGGPSTGLPTRVQQGDINQVKAPTHGDFKSITVCASTLEECYTETVRAFNLADRFMQPVFVLLDETIGHMSGKATLPDLEEVKNSIVPRRVFEGDAKDYRPYDVPNDEAAILNPMFKGYRYHYTGLHHDATGHPTEDADTCQNLMDRLFNKVDAHLDELESYEEYMLDDAEIMIIAYGSVALSAREAINRLRKEGVKIGMFRPITLWPSPDKKINEWCSKIEKTLVIELNMGQYIQEIERASGRRDFATLFKSNGRPIAPLEIIEKVKGL; this is translated from the coding sequence ATGGCAAGAGAATTAATTTCAACTGGTAACGACTTAGCAGCAATAGCAGCAGTTGATGCAGGGTGTGAATTCTTTGGTGGATATCCTATTACACCATCAAGTGAAGTTATGCATACTATTTCAGACCTTTTACCAAAAAATGGTGGTGCTGCAATTCAAATGGAAGATGAAATTGCAGGAATTTGTGCAGCTTTAGGTGCAGCTATGAGTGGTAAAAGATCACTTACTGCAACAAGTGGACCGGGTATTTCATTAAAAGCTGAAAACATTGGACTAGGATATATTGCTGAAGTTCCACTAGTTATCATAGATGTTATGAGAGGTGGACCATCAACTGGACTTCCTACAAGAGTTCAACAAGGTGATATCAACCAAGTAAAAGCTCCAACTCATGGTGACTTTAAATCAATCACTGTTTGTGCATCAACACTTGAAGAGTGTTATACTGAAACTGTAAGAGCGTTTAACCTTGCAGATAGATTTATGCAACCAGTATTTGTATTACTAGATGAAACAATTGGACATATGAGTGGAAAAGCAACTCTTCCAGATTTAGAAGAAGTTAAAAACTCTATTGTACCAAGAAGAGTATTTGAAGGTGATGCTAAAGATTATAGACCATATGATGTTCCAAATGATGAAGCAGCTATCTTAAACCCTATGTTCAAAGGTTATAGATATCACTATACTGGACTTCACCATGATGCAACAGGTCATCCAACAGAAGATGCAGATACATGTCAAAACCTTATGGATAGACTATTTAATAAAGTAGATGCACACTTAGATGAACTAGAATCTTATGAAGAGTATATGCTTGATGATGCCGAGATTATGATTATTGCATATGGTTCTGTTGCACTTTCAGCAAGAGAAGCAATCAATAGATTAAGAAAAGAAGGTGTTAAGATTGGAATGTTTAGACCAATTACACTTTGGCCAAGTCCAGATAAAAAAATCAATGAATGGTGTAGTAAAATTGAAAAAACACTAGTTATTGAATTAAACATGGGTCAATACATTCAAGAGATTGAAAGAGCAAGTGGAAGAAGAGATTTTGCAACTTTATTTAAATCAAATGGTAGACCAATTGCTCCTTTAGAAATCATTGAGAAAGTAAAAGGATTATAA
- a CDS encoding 4Fe-4S dicluster domain-containing protein, with protein MSIMKAPENTPVWVDESRCKACDVCVSVCPAGVLAMRQEPHSTLGAMVEIIEKDSCIGCMDCELSCPDFAIYVADKKEFKFAKLTDEARQRGEAIKKNNYRKL; from the coding sequence ATGTCAATAATGAAAGCTCCTGAAAATACTCCTGTATGGGTAGATGAAAGCAGATGCAAAGCATGTGATGTTTGTGTTTCAGTTTGTCCTGCTGGAGTCCTTGCTATGAGACAAGAACCTCATTCAACATTAGGTGCAATGGTAGAGATTATTGAAAAAGACTCATGTATTGGATGTATGGATTGTGAATTATCATGTCCAGACTTTGCCATTTATGTAGCTGATAAAAAAGAGTTTAAATTTGCAAAACTAACTGATGAAGCAAGGCAAAGAGGCGAAGCAATAAAGAAAAACAATTATAGAAAACTGTAG
- a CDS encoding tRNA1(Val) (adenine(37)-N6)-methyltransferase codes for MLLYQPSNGYCYNSDTHFLYNFISINLEKFKNIKGDLLDIGSGSGILGLLVSRDYEKLNLNQCEIQNVFQEFSSRNAACNKIEAKMHKGSFLELNFDKQFDICVSNPPFYHSDVIKSENEIKRIARYNDNMPLRDFIKKVSKILKSNGKFFFCYDVKQLNEIIFYLKEYRLNIESLQFVHPKKDKDATLVLVYARKNSKSLLSVLKPVVVFEDEDFTQEVQEIYKKSSTHSIKVEV; via the coding sequence TTGCTTTTATATCAGCCTAGTAATGGTTATTGTTACAATAGTGATACACACTTTTTATATAATTTTATTTCAATAAATTTAGAAAAATTTAAAAATATAAAAGGTGACTTGCTTGATATAGGAAGTGGAAGTGGTATTTTAGGTCTTTTAGTTTCAAGGGATTATGAAAAATTAAATTTAAACCAATGTGAAATTCAAAATGTATTTCAAGAGTTTTCTTCACGAAATGCAGCTTGCAATAAGATAGAAGCTAAGATGCACAAGGGTTCATTTTTAGAGTTAAACTTTGATAAACAGTTTGATATTTGTGTTTCTAATCCTCCTTTTTATCATAGTGATGTAATAAAAAGTGAAAATGAGATTAAAAGAATAGCAAGATACAATGATAATATGCCTTTAAGAGATTTTATTAAAAAAGTTTCAAAAATATTAAAAAGTAATGGTAAGTTCTTTTTTTGCTATGATGTTAAGCAGTTAAATGAGATTATTTTTTATTTAAAAGAGTATAGATTAAATATTGAGTCGTTGCAGTTTGTTCATCCAAAAAAGGATAAAGATGCTACTTTGGTTTTAGTATATGCTAGAAAGAACTCTAAGTCATTACTTAGTGTTTTAAAACCAGTAGTAGTTTTTGAAGATGAAGATTTTACCCAAGAAGTACAAGAGATTTATAAAAAATCTTCAACACACAGTATAAAAGTAGAAGTATGA
- a CDS encoding YkgJ family cysteine cluster protein — protein MSLIKKDGYDFAFNPKGCDSCEGNCCIGESGNIWISRQEIEYLKNHLNISIEELASKYIEKRGYRYSIKERKLAENNYACIFFDLEKKQCGIYEARPTQCRTFPFWEYFKTNKEEVIKECPAIKEL, from the coding sequence ATGAGTTTAATAAAAAAAGATGGCTATGATTTTGCATTTAATCCAAAAGGTTGTGACTCTTGTGAGGGTAACTGCTGTATTGGTGAAAGTGGAAATATTTGGATTTCAAGACAAGAGATTGAGTATTTAAAAAATCATCTAAATATTTCAATAGAAGAGTTAGCTTCAAAGTATATTGAAAAAAGAGGTTATAGATATAGTATCAAAGAGAGAAAACTTGCAGAAAACAATTATGCCTGTATCTTTTTTGATTTAGAAAAGAAACAGTGTGGTATTTACGAAGCAAGACCTACTCAGTGTAGAACATTTCCTTTTTGGGAATATTTTAAAACAAATAAAGAAGAGGTTATAAAAGAGTGTCCAGCTATAAAAGAGCTTTAG
- the trpC gene encoding indole-3-glycerol phosphate synthase TrpC yields the protein MILDEINRRTLEDVERRKKEYSLDWLGRSLSANPFPPRDVKPYLTSTKEEPIRIIAEVKKASPSKGVIKEDFDPLAIAQEYSANGANAISVLTEPHYFQGNLEYLTQIRRYVPTPVLRKDFILDKYQIVEALVYGADFILLIAKSLSTKDLKELYEYALHLGLEVLVEIHDKEDLKKAMHCGANIIGINHRNLETFEMDMNLCDELIPMIPNGKIIVAESGVSNIETIKRLNSIGADAFLIGEHFMRVPSIEEELKSFKNALA from the coding sequence GTGATATTAGATGAAATTAATAGAAGAACGTTAGAAGATGTTGAGAGAAGAAAAAAAGAGTATTCTCTAGATTGGTTAGGAAGAAGTTTAAGTGCTAATCCATTTCCTCCAAGAGATGTAAAGCCATATTTAACATCTACAAAAGAAGAACCAATTAGAATTATTGCTGAAGTAAAAAAGGCAAGTCCAAGTAAAGGTGTTATAAAAGAGGATTTTGATCCTTTAGCTATTGCACAAGAGTATTCAGCAAATGGAGCAAATGCAATCTCTGTTTTAACAGAACCACATTATTTTCAAGGAAATTTAGAGTATTTAACTCAAATAAGAAGATATGTTCCAACACCAGTTCTTAGAAAAGATTTTATCTTAGATAAGTATCAAATCGTAGAAGCTTTAGTTTATGGAGCTGACTTTATTTTACTTATTGCAAAAAGTTTAAGTACAAAAGATTTAAAAGAGCTTTATGAGTATGCACTTCATTTAGGTTTAGAAGTATTAGTTGAAATACATGATAAAGAAGACTTAAAAAAAGCTATGCATTGTGGTGCAAATATTATTGGTATCAATCATAGAAATCTTGAAACATTTGAAATGGATATGAATCTTTGTGATGAATTAATTCCAATGATTCCAAATGGAAAAATCATTGTAGCTGAATCAGGGGTTTCAAATATTGAGACTATTAAAAGATTAAATTCAATAGGAGCAGATGCCTTTTTAATTGGGGAACACTTTATGAGAGTTCCAAGTATTGAGGAGGAGCTAAAAAGCTTCAAAAATGCTTTAGCGTAA
- a CDS encoding flagellar biosynthesis protein: protein MKIKNLLLALIPISLVFILSGCAIKRGEVTIKQEAKETKVNNNSQLSVFIKEVKDNRRFEFNPRDPNIPSLSPDEINTKEVQARAIARKRNSYGKGLGDILLKEGQTVSSLMKENIEIAFLESGYQVIKDEKNITTDTKIVNVDINKFWTWMTPGFWAITLSTEIATNLKINTTKENEINVFTKGYYQTGLESNFVEVIKNALKLHIKEVKTKIDKMP from the coding sequence ATGAAGATTAAAAATTTATTATTAGCATTAATTCCAATCTCTTTAGTATTTATTCTAAGTGGTTGTGCAATCAAGCGTGGTGAAGTAACTATCAAGCAAGAGGCAAAAGAAACAAAAGTAAATAACAACTCACAATTAAGTGTTTTTATAAAAGAAGTAAAAGATAATAGAAGATTTGAATTTAATCCTAGAGACCCAAATATTCCATCTTTAAGCCCTGATGAAATTAATACTAAAGAAGTACAAGCAAGAGCTATAGCAAGAAAAAGAAATAGCTATGGTAAAGGATTAGGTGACATTTTATTAAAAGAAGGTCAAACGGTTAGTTCTTTAATGAAAGAAAATATTGAAATAGCTTTTTTAGAATCAGGATATCAAGTTATTAAAGATGAAAAAAATATTACTACTGATACTAAGATTGTAAATGTTGATATAAATAAGTTTTGGACTTGGATGACACCTGGTTTTTGGGCTATTACTTTAAGTACAGAAATAGCTACAAACTTAAAGATAAACACAACAAAAGAAAATGAAATAAATGTCTTTACAAAAGGTTATTATCAAACAGGTTTAGAAAGCAATTTTGTAGAAGTAATTAAAAATGCATTAAAACTACATATAAAAGAAGTTAAAACAAAAATAGACAAAATGCCTTAG
- a CDS encoding carboxypeptidase-like regulatory domain-containing protein — protein MFKTLLFTFILNISLFAHGVFYDIVDGAVGVRVTAPNNIAIDNAKVTIYAPESSLPFTKGKTDLNGNFAFIPDSHGKWRVDIDVPSDHGSHLKSFHITVDENKNVKEFEKTPYDRYLNMISALGFLFGIFGLITLIKSRKKDTN, from the coding sequence TTGTTTAAAACTCTATTATTTACTTTTATATTAAACATTTCACTATTTGCCCATGGTGTATTCTATGATATTGTTGATGGTGCGGTAGGAGTTAGAGTAACTGCACCAAACAATATAGCAATTGATAATGCAAAGGTTACTATTTATGCTCCTGAGAGTTCACTTCCATTTACAAAGGGTAAGACAGACCTAAATGGAAATTTTGCATTTATTCCAGATTCACATGGTAAATGGAGAGTTGATATTGATGTTCCTAGTGACCATGGTTCACACCTAAAAAGTTTTCATATTACAGTTGATGAAAACAAAAATGTAAAAGAGTTTGAAAAAACTCCATATGATAGATACCTAAATATGATTTCTGCTTTAGGTTTCTTATTTGGTATTTTTGGACTAATTACATTAATAAAATCAAGAAAAAAAGATACAAATTAA
- a CDS encoding DUF4198 domain-containing protein, translating to MKKLTLSLLLSTATLFAHQITAQKAENNTYKASFWAHGEFQEYKSSQLKGALAFDINNKEINTGIDYSKKQPVLLTAKKPAMMSLIFDAGYWVKGENGYENVDPSKYDGIVYNTLKSIKYGKRFFDWNESFLKPSGLPLEVVPLINPLTIKVGDKLPVLVIKDGKALEGAGFETSDYEDLNIKTNKYGIANIPVKSKGLQIIAAQYYTSELSDPKVSNITIQSSISFEVK from the coding sequence ATGAAAAAACTTACACTTTCACTACTATTATCTACTGCAACACTGTTTGCACACCAAATTACTGCACAAAAAGCAGAAAACAACACATATAAAGCAAGTTTCTGGGCTCATGGAGAGTTCCAAGAATATAAATCAAGTCAATTAAAAGGTGCTTTAGCTTTTGATATTAACAACAAAGAGATTAATACAGGAATCGATTACTCAAAAAAACAACCTGTTTTATTAACTGCTAAAAAACCTGCGATGATGAGTTTAATCTTTGATGCTGGTTATTGGGTTAAAGGTGAAAATGGATATGAGAATGTTGACCCATCAAAATATGATGGTATCGTTTACAATACTCTAAAAAGTATTAAATATGGAAAAAGATTCTTTGACTGGAATGAAAGTTTTCTAAAACCATCTGGACTTCCTCTTGAGGTTGTACCTTTAATTAATCCACTTACAATAAAAGTTGGTGATAAACTACCTGTACTTGTTATTAAAGATGGAAAAGCTTTAGAAGGTGCTGGTTTTGAAACATCTGATTATGAAGACTTAAATATAAAAACAAATAAATATGGTATTGCAAATATCCCTGTAAAATCAAAAGGTTTACAAATTATTGCAGCTCAATACTATACAAGTGAATTAAGTGACCCAAAAGTAAGTAATATCACTATTCAAAGTAGTATCTCATTTGAAGTTAAGTAA
- a CDS encoding YggS family pyridoxal phosphate-dependent enzyme, translating to MDKTKAVENLDKVISKVEAARLRVSEHHIVKIIGISKYSTSEDVATLYSAGQRAFGENKVQDLKQKSTDLEELPLEWHFVGRLQKNKINNLIDLNPTLVQSLDSLELAQELNKKLEAKNKKMSCLLQINSAKEDSKTGVMPEDAIEIYEKILNECPNIRLKGVMSIGAHVEDRNIIKDSFTTTKSIFDELKKHGAKYCSMGMSSDFELAIACGSNMIRVGSTLFK from the coding sequence ATGGATAAAACTAAAGCTGTAGAAAATTTAGACAAAGTTATTTCAAAAGTAGAAGCTGCAAGACTTAGAGTATCTGAACACCATATTGTAAAAATCATTGGTATTTCAAAATACTCTACTAGTGAAGATGTAGCCACTTTATATAGTGCTGGTCAAAGAGCTTTTGGGGAAAATAAAGTTCAAGATTTAAAACAAAAATCTACTGACTTAGAAGAACTTCCTCTTGAATGGCATTTTGTAGGAAGACTACAAAAAAATAAAATCAATAACTTAATTGATTTAAACCCTACTTTAGTACAATCACTTGACTCTTTAGAGTTAGCTCAAGAGTTAAATAAAAAACTTGAAGCTAAGAATAAAAAGATGTCATGCCTACTTCAAATAAACTCAGCAAAAGAAGATAGTAAAACAGGTGTTATGCCAGAAGATGCTATTGAAATATATGAGAAGATTTTAAATGAGTGTCCAAATATAAGACTTAAAGGTGTTATGAGTATTGGGGCACATGTTGAGGATAGAAATATTATAAAAGACTCTTTTACTACTACAAAGTCTATTTTTGACGAACTAAAAAAACATGGAGCAAAATATTGTTCTATGGGAATGAGCTCAGATTTTGAACTAGCTATTGCTTGCGGTTCAAATATGATTAGAGTTGGTTCAACACTATTTAAATAA
- the rseP gene encoding RIP metalloprotease RseP, whose protein sequence is MGTITFLLVLSFLVFFHELGHFLAARYFGVTVNVFSIGFGKQIYSKVWRGTRWQIALIPLGGYVQMKGQDDTKPGLHEDGSDSYNNKKPWQRIVILFAGPFANFILAAILYFVIALAGANSLSPTVGKVQENSPALKAGIKAGDEIIRINDTEVKTWEQIGETITSTNGALQFYIKRDGQLISKVINPHISDAQNMFRENIKKRMIGISPAPKVVTIYHDPISAISFAWDKTVESSKMIFLGVQKLIQGIIPSSEIGGVITIGKVISDASESSIIALLAITALISVNLGVLNLLPIPALDGGHIMFNLYEIIARRKPSDRVFMYLTIMGWVILASLMLLGIYNDINRLFLG, encoded by the coding sequence TTGGGTACTATAACTTTTTTACTTGTACTTTCATTTTTAGTATTCTTTCATGAGTTAGGACATTTTTTAGCTGCAAGATACTTTGGAGTAACTGTAAATGTTTTTTCAATTGGATTTGGAAAACAAATTTACTCTAAAGTATGGAGAGGAACAAGATGGCAAATTGCTTTAATTCCTCTTGGTGGTTATGTTCAAATGAAAGGTCAAGATGATACAAAACCTGGTCTTCATGAAGATGGAAGTGACTCATATAACAATAAAAAGCCTTGGCAAAGAATAGTTATACTTTTTGCAGGTCCTTTTGCAAACTTTATTCTTGCTGCTATTTTATACTTTGTAATTGCCCTAGCAGGTGCAAACTCTTTAAGCCCTACTGTAGGAAAAGTTCAAGAAAACTCTCCTGCTCTTAAAGCTGGAATTAAAGCTGGTGATGAAATTATTAGAATTAATGACACTGAAGTTAAAACATGGGAACAAATAGGTGAAACTATCACTTCTACAAATGGTGCCTTACAATTTTATATAAAAAGAGATGGACAACTTATTTCTAAAGTTATTAATCCTCATATCTCTGATGCACAAAATATGTTTAGGGAAAATATCAAAAAAAGAATGATAGGTATCTCTCCTGCGCCAAAAGTAGTAACAATTTACCATGACCCAATAAGTGCTATCTCTTTTGCTTGGGATAAAACAGTTGAATCATCTAAAATGATTTTCTTAGGAGTTCAAAAACTAATTCAAGGAATAATTCCAAGTAGTGAAATTGGTGGAGTGATTACTATTGGAAAAGTTATCTCAGATGCAAGTGAATCATCAATAATTGCCCTACTTGCAATTACTGCTTTGATTTCTGTTAACTTAGGAGTATTAAACTTACTTCCTATTCCAGCTCTTGATGGTGGACATATTATGTTTAACCTATATGAGATTATTGCAAGAAGAAAACCAAGTGATAGAGTATTTATGTATTTAACTATCATGGGATGGGTAATTTTAGCTTCACTAATGCTTCTTGGTATATATAACGATATTAATAGATTATTTTTAGGATAA
- the pgsA gene encoding CDP-diacylglycerol--glycerol-3-phosphate 3-phosphatidyltransferase, with product MSKALNLPNALALFRIALAPLMLWFLVERDFSLFASWHPSWFDYFAGLIFVIASVTDFFDGFIARKWDQMTKLGAILDPLADKMLMLAGFIGLMIIDRASAWAVFLILSREFFITGLRVVAVSEGKSVASTMAGKIKTVVQMIAIGFLIMNWPFATALLWIAVILTLYSGYEYLRDYYKI from the coding sequence ATGTCTAAAGCCTTAAACTTACCAAATGCTTTGGCTCTTTTCAGAATAGCATTAGCCCCGCTAATGCTATGGTTCTTAGTGGAAAGAGACTTTTCTCTTTTTGCTTCTTGGCACCCTTCTTGGTTTGATTACTTTGCTGGTTTAATTTTTGTAATTGCATCTGTTACTGATTTCTTTGATGGTTTTATTGCTAGAAAATGGGATCAAATGACAAAATTAGGTGCAATTTTAGATCCACTTGCAGACAAAATGTTAATGCTTGCTGGATTTATTGGTCTTATGATTATTGATAGAGCTTCTGCTTGGGCAGTATTTTTAATACTTTCAAGGGAATTTTTTATCACAGGACTTCGTGTTGTTGCTGTAAGTGAAGGTAAAAGTGTTGCTTCTACAATGGCAGGAAAAATTAAAACTGTTGTTCAAATGATTGCTATAGGGTTCTTAATTATGAACTGGCCATTTGCAACTGCACTTTTATGGATTGCAGTAATTTTAACTTTATATTCTGGATATGAATATTTAAGAGATTACTATAAGATATAA
- a CDS encoding enoyl-ACP reductase — protein MSNEMKGKTLVISGGTKGIGKECVYKFASNGVNVAFTYNSNSEIAENICKDVEEKFGVKCKAYPFNVLEPEKYKELFLEIDKDFDRVDFFISNAMIYGRAVVGGYGKFMKLKPRGLNNIYTATVNAFVCGAQQAAKRMEKVGGGAIVSLSSTGNLVYIENYSGHGTNKAAVEAMVRYAATELGEMNIRVNAVSGGPIDTDALKAFTNYEEVKAKTAEYSPLNRIGQPEDLAQSCYFLCTNDASWVTGHTLIVDGGTTFK, from the coding sequence ATGAGTAACGAAATGAAAGGTAAAACTTTAGTAATTTCTGGTGGTACAAAAGGTATCGGTAAAGAGTGTGTATATAAATTTGCAAGTAATGGTGTAAATGTAGCTTTTACATATAACTCTAATTCAGAAATTGCTGAAAATATATGCAAAGATGTTGAAGAAAAATTTGGCGTTAAATGTAAAGCATATCCTTTTAATGTTTTAGAACCAGAAAAATATAAAGAATTATTTTTAGAAATTGATAAAGACTTTGATAGAGTTGACTTCTTTATTTCAAATGCAATGATTTATGGTAGAGCTGTTGTTGGTGGATATGGTAAATTTATGAAACTAAAACCTAGAGGATTAAATAATATCTATACTGCAACAGTAAATGCTTTTGTATGTGGTGCACAACAAGCAGCTAAAAGAATGGAAAAAGTTGGTGGAGGAGCTATTGTTTCTTTATCTTCTACTGGAAACTTAGTATATATTGAAAACTACTCAGGTCACGGTACAAATAAAGCAGCTGTAGAAGCTATGGTTAGATATGCTGCAACAGAACTTGGAGAGATGAATATTAGAGTAAATGCAGTATCTGGTGGTCCTATTGATACAGATGCTTTAAAAGCATTTACAAACTATGAAGAAGTTAAAGCTAAAACTGCTGAATATTCTCCATTAAATAGAATTGGTCAACCTGAAGACCTAGCACAATCTTGTTACTTCTTATGTACAAATGATGCTTCATGGGTTACAGGTCATACACTAATCGTTGATGGCGGGACAACGTTTAAATAA
- the dapA gene encoding 4-hydroxy-tetrahydrodipicolinate synthase, with translation MEIITGAMTALITPFKNGKVDLEKYESLIKRQIEQGIDVVVPVGTTGESATLSHAEHKDCISVAVATCKGTNAKVIAGAGSNATHEACDIAKHAQSVGADGLLSVTPYYNKPTQEGLYQHYKAIANSVEIPFMLYNVPGRTGVEIETDTIVRLYDDISNIYAIKEASGSVEKIVELQSKRKDLVIVSGEDGIDFPILASGGKGNISVTANILPNLKSKLVHSVFDGDFATAKKINEDLFPLNSVLFCESNPIPIKAAMYIAGLLDTLEYRLPLTVPSAETMKKLEETLKNYEVIK, from the coding sequence ATGGAAATTATTACTGGTGCAATGACCGCTTTAATAACACCATTTAAAAATGGAAAAGTAGATTTAGAAAAATACGAATCTCTAATTAAAAGACAAATTGAACAAGGTATTGATGTAGTTGTTCCAGTGGGAACAACAGGAGAAAGTGCTACTTTATCACATGCTGAACACAAAGACTGTATCTCTGTAGCAGTTGCAACTTGTAAAGGAACAAACGCTAAGGTTATAGCTGGTGCTGGTTCAAATGCTACACATGAAGCTTGTGATATTGCAAAACACGCACAATCAGTGGGAGCAGATGGACTATTATCTGTTACACCATATTATAATAAACCAACACAAGAAGGTTTATACCAACACTATAAAGCAATTGCAAACTCTGTTGAGATTCCATTTATGCTTTATAATGTACCTGGAAGAACAGGTGTAGAAATTGAGACTGATACAATTGTAAGATTATATGATGATATTTCAAATATTTATGCAATCAAAGAAGCAAGTGGTTCAGTAGAAAAAATCGTTGAGCTACAATCTAAAAGAAAAGATTTAGTAATTGTATCAGGTGAAGATGGTATTGACTTCCCTATTTTAGCAAGTGGTGGTAAAGGTAATATTTCTGTAACAGCTAATATTTTACCTAATTTAAAATCTAAGCTTGTTCACTCTGTTTTTGACGGAGACTTTGCAACTGCAAAAAAAATCAATGAGGATTTATTTCCTCTAAACTCTGTACTTTTCTGTGAAAGTAATCCTATTCCAATTAAAGCAGCAATGTATATTGCAGGATTATTAGATACATTAGAGTATAGACTTCCTTTAACTGTACCAAGTGCAGAAACAATGAAAAAATTAGAAGAAACTTTAAAAAACTATGAGGTGATTAAATAA
- a CDS encoding pitrilysin family protein: MANSLLKYHTKTLDNGLEIVAIPMDNGSNVVSTNIFYNVGSRNEVMGKSGIAHMLEHLNFKSTKNLEAGEFDEVVKGFGGVNNASTSFDYTKYFIKSSSKNMNKSLELFAELMENLTLKDEEFQPERDVVAEERRWRTDNNPMGYLQYRLFNNTYIYHPYHWTPIGFTQDIKNWTIEDIKDFHSTYYQPKNAVIVVAGDISKEEVFEASEKYFSNIKNKKEIPETIHTVEPVQDGEKNITIYKDSQVEMLAVSYHIPNYKHEDQVALSALSELLSSGKSSYLQKILVDEKRLVNSVYAYNLELTDPGVFLFVAVCNEGIKAKDVKKEIDTIIQNIKDGKITKKEVERIKINTKADFIFSLENSSSVASLYGSYFVRGNVKPLFEYEENIEKLKRKDISKVAKKYLTKKNSTTVILKKEK, translated from the coding sequence ATGGCTAATAGTTTATTAAAATATCATACTAAAACATTAGATAATGGCCTAGAAATTGTTGCTATACCGATGGACAATGGTTCAAACGTAGTTTCTACAAATATTTTCTACAATGTAGGAAGTAGAAATGAAGTTATGGGTAAAAGTGGAATTGCACATATGCTTGAACACTTAAACTTCAAATCTACAAAAAATTTAGAAGCTGGTGAATTTGATGAAGTTGTAAAAGGTTTTGGTGGAGTTAATAATGCTTCAACATCATTTGATTACACAAAATATTTCATCAAATCAAGTTCAAAAAACATGAACAAGTCTTTAGAGCTTTTTGCTGAGTTAATGGAAAATTTAACATTAAAAGATGAAGAGTTTCAACCAGAAAGAGATGTAGTAGCAGAAGAAAGAAGATGGAGAACTGATAATAACCCAATGGGATATTTACAGTATAGACTATTTAATAACACATATATCTATCATCCATATCACTGGACTCCTATTGGATTTACACAAGACATCAAAAACTGGACAATTGAAGATATTAAAGATTTCCATTCTACATATTATCAACCAAAAAATGCAGTTATAGTTGTAGCTGGTGATATTAGTAAAGAAGAAGTTTTTGAAGCTAGTGAAAAGTACTTTTCAAATATTAAAAACAAAAAAGAGATTCCTGAGACTATTCATACAGTAGAACCTGTACAAGATGGTGAAAAGAATATTACTATCTATAAAGATAGCCAAGTTGAAATGCTTGCTGTTTCATATCATATTCCAAACTATAAACATGAAGATCAAGTTGCACTAAGTGCATTAAGTGAACTTCTAAGTTCTGGGAAAAGCTCATATTTACAAAAAATACTTGTAGATGAAAAAAGATTAGTTAACTCTGTTTATGCTTATAACTTAGAATTAACAGACCCAGGTGTTTTTCTTTTTGTAGCTGTTTGTAATGAGGGAATCAAAGCAAAAGATGTAAAAAAAGAGATTGATACAATCATTCAAAACATCAAAGATGGAAAAATAACTAAAAAAGAAGTTGAAAGAATTAAGATAAATACAAAAGCTGATTTTATTTTTTCACTTGAAAATTCAAGCTCTGTAGCTTCACTTTATGGTAGTTACTTTGTAAGAGGAAATGTTAAACCTCTTTTTGAATATGAAGAGAATATTGAAAAACTGAAAAGAAAAGATATTTCAAAAGTTGCAAAAAAATATTTAACAAAGAAAAATTCAACAACAGTTATATTAAAAAAAGAAAAATAA